One region of Termitidicoccus mucosus genomic DNA includes:
- a CDS encoding alpha-N-arabinofuranosidase, which produces MKPLHKSYPPRARALSSLIAGVAAFAVAPLAAAQQAATPAAAAIILRADQTGPVINPNLYGHFAEHLGRCIYEGIWVGEDSPIPNTRGIRNDVVAALKNLNIPVLRWPGGCFADEYHWRDGIGPREKRPAMINTHWGGVVETNHFGTHEFFDLCEQIGAAPYVCGNVGSGSVQEMMEWVEYMTSDANSPMANLRRANGRDQPWKLPYFGVGNESWGCGGSMTPEYYSGEYRRYNTFVKNYSGNKIQRIACGSNGADYNWTEVLMKNVGARMMNGLSLHYYTLPTGNWRKKGSATDFDEPAYIATLVNTLKMDELITRHGAIMDKYDPDQKVGMVIDEWGIWTDVEPGTNPGFLYQQNSLRDAIIAALNFNIFHRHAGRVTMTNIAQTVNVLQAMILTDKEKMLLTPTYHVFEMYKVHQGATSLPLALSTPDYECGGKKIPAVSVTASRAPDGKIHLGLVNANPNTPVTVTCTLAGLTAKRAAGRVLTAPAITSINTFDAPAAVAPKPFHGAALSGETLTLTLPAKSIVTLELE; this is translated from the coding sequence ATGAAACCGCTCCACAAAAGCTATCCGCCGCGCGCCCGCGCGCTTTCCTCGCTCATTGCCGGTGTCGCGGCTTTTGCCGTCGCGCCGCTCGCCGCCGCGCAGCAGGCGGCCACGCCGGCCGCCGCCGCCATCATCCTGCGCGCCGACCAGACCGGCCCCGTCATCAATCCCAACCTCTACGGCCACTTCGCCGAGCACCTCGGCCGCTGCATCTACGAAGGCATCTGGGTCGGCGAAGACTCGCCCATCCCCAACACCCGCGGCATCCGCAACGACGTCGTCGCCGCGTTGAAAAACCTCAACATCCCCGTGCTCCGCTGGCCCGGCGGCTGTTTCGCCGACGAGTATCACTGGCGCGACGGCATCGGCCCGCGCGAGAAACGCCCCGCCATGATCAACACCCACTGGGGCGGCGTCGTGGAGACAAACCACTTCGGCACGCACGAGTTTTTCGATCTCTGCGAGCAAATCGGCGCCGCGCCCTACGTGTGCGGCAACGTCGGTAGCGGCTCCGTGCAGGAAATGATGGAGTGGGTCGAATACATGACCTCCGACGCGAACTCGCCCATGGCCAACCTCCGGCGCGCCAACGGCCGCGACCAGCCCTGGAAACTCCCCTACTTCGGCGTCGGCAACGAAAGCTGGGGCTGCGGCGGCAGCATGACGCCCGAGTATTACTCCGGTGAATACAGGCGCTACAACACCTTTGTAAAAAATTACTCCGGCAACAAAATCCAGCGCATCGCCTGCGGCTCCAACGGCGCCGACTACAACTGGACCGAGGTTTTAATGAAAAACGTCGGCGCCCGCATGATGAACGGCCTCTCGCTGCACTATTACACGCTCCCCACCGGCAACTGGCGGAAAAAAGGCTCCGCCACCGACTTCGACGAACCCGCCTACATCGCCACGCTCGTCAACACGCTCAAGATGGACGAGCTCATCACCAGGCACGGCGCCATCATGGACAAATACGATCCCGACCAAAAAGTCGGCATGGTCATCGACGAGTGGGGCATCTGGACCGATGTCGAGCCCGGCACCAATCCCGGCTTCCTCTATCAGCAAAACTCGCTTCGCGACGCCATCATCGCCGCGCTCAACTTCAATATTTTCCACCGACACGCCGGCCGCGTGACCATGACCAACATCGCCCAAACCGTGAACGTCCTTCAGGCGATGATTCTCACCGACAAGGAGAAGATGCTGCTCACGCCGACCTACCACGTGTTTGAGATGTATAAGGTCCACCAGGGCGCCACCTCGCTCCCGCTCGCGCTCTCCACGCCGGATTATGAGTGCGGCGGCAAAAAGATCCCCGCGGTCAGCGTCACGGCCTCGCGCGCGCCGGATGGCAAAATCCACCTCGGCCTCGTCAATGCCAATCCCAACACCCCCGTCACCGTCACCTGCACGCTTGCCGGGCTCACCGCGAAACGCGCGGCCGGCCGCGTGCTCACTGCGCCTGCGATCACGAGCATCAACACCTTCGACGCGCCCGCCGCTGTCGCGCCGAAGCCCTTCCACGGCGCGGCGCTTTCCGGCGAAACGCTCACGCTCACCCTCCCGGCCAAATCCATCGTGACGCTGGAGCTGGAGTAG
- a CDS encoding oligogalacturonate lyase family protein: protein MKTLSIALLCYFAWSGAAIAQPAPSIPLEWTDPLTHHKVIRLTRTGTDNKSFYFHNNPFIKTPDGKDDLMIYAGVVDGRRQFFTLNLRTLESVQLTDRPQGVNGEIVDKTHREVIYQTGDSVFATHIDTRQTRLVHVFPHELGASISTVNADGTLLAGKYNDGKKAQEILAKYPQKSQYFSRIYEAHIKHYLFTLNIKTGEMRVIHEENEWTNHIQFSPTDPALLMYCHEGPWHKVDRIWTIDVNTTDYKLMHRRSMEMEIAGHEFFAPDGKRIWFDLQQPRSVTFFLCGVDVRSGEEVKYEMTRDEWSIHFNVSPDQRLYCGDGGDPGQVAKAADGMWIYLFRPDGRRLVSERLVNMKGHNYKLEPNVHFSPDQKWVIFRSNMLGGETHVYAVEIEKQGG, encoded by the coding sequence ATGAAAACTCTTTCCATTGCATTGCTATGTTATTTTGCGTGGTCGGGCGCGGCCATTGCACAACCCGCGCCATCGATCCCCCTTGAGTGGACCGACCCCCTGACGCACCACAAGGTCATCCGGCTGACCCGCACGGGCACCGACAACAAGAGCTTTTATTTTCACAACAACCCATTCATCAAGACGCCCGACGGGAAGGATGACTTGATGATCTACGCCGGGGTGGTCGATGGCAGGCGGCAGTTCTTCACGCTGAACCTGCGGACACTGGAGAGCGTGCAGCTGACGGACCGCCCGCAGGGTGTCAACGGGGAGATCGTGGACAAGACGCACCGGGAGGTCATCTACCAGACGGGCGACAGTGTCTTCGCCACCCACATCGACACCCGCCAGACGAGGTTGGTGCACGTCTTTCCGCACGAGCTGGGAGCGAGCATCAGCACCGTCAACGCCGACGGGACGCTGCTGGCCGGAAAATACAACGACGGGAAAAAAGCGCAGGAAATCCTGGCGAAATACCCCCAGAAGAGCCAGTATTTCAGCCGCATATATGAGGCGCATATCAAGCATTACCTCTTTACCCTTAATATTAAAACGGGGGAGATGCGGGTGATCCACGAGGAGAACGAATGGACGAACCATATCCAGTTTTCGCCCACCGATCCCGCCCTCCTGATGTATTGCCACGAGGGACCGTGGCACAAAGTGGACCGGATATGGACGATCGACGTGAACACCACCGACTATAAACTGATGCATCGCCGCTCGATGGAGATGGAGATCGCCGGGCACGAGTTTTTCGCCCCCGACGGGAAACGCATCTGGTTTGACCTGCAACAACCCCGCTCGGTGACCTTCTTCCTCTGCGGCGTCGATGTGCGGAGCGGCGAGGAGGTGAAATACGAGATGACGCGCGACGAATGGTCGATCCATTTCAACGTCTCTCCCGACCAGCGGTTATATTGCGGCGACGGCGGCGACCCCGGGCAGGTGGCCAAGGCCGCCGACGGGATGTGGATATATCTTTTCCGGCCCGACGGCCGCCGCCTCGTGTCGGAGCGCCTCGTGAATATGAAAGGGCACAACTACAAGCTGGAGCCCAACGTTCATTTCTCTCCCGATCAAAAGTGGGTCATCTTTCGCTCGAACATGCTCGGCGGCGAGACGCACGTGTATGCTGTTGAAATCGAAAAACAAGGCGGATGA
- the atzF gene encoding allophanate hydrolase, giving the protein MHETKDSLSPKTAASPRDRLIAGWRVGASASLTEAARRVVALVEKIQPAAVGGGGDPAWILALTPAQIKEQFAALEARVGREGAEKFSLLGVPFAIKDNIDFAGLPTTAACPAFAYTPKETAPAVQRLLDAGAILVGKTNLDQFATGLVGTRSPYGVVPNVFNPDYVSGGSSSGSASVVARGIVPFALGTDTAGSGRVPAGFNNLVGLKPTRGWLSTRGVLPACRSLDCVSVFAAGVEDAALVASIAGAPDADGYSRAVPAGAFEKRLPAKPRFGVPAAPEWFGDAQAEAAFARALDRARATGAEIVPMDFSPFFEVAALLYQGPWVAERYTVAGELLETNPGAVHPVVRGIIARGTEFDAASVFRAHYKLADLKRGCDGLLATVDALLVPTAPRHPSIADVLASPVEINSQLGTYTNFVNLLDWSALALPAGFRDDGLPAGITLIGPAWADAALAEFGARWERREAAATGRGAALPFPERKTVRLAVVGAHLSGLPLNHQLTERGAVLVEKTKTSADYRFYALPGTTPPKPGLVRIGKKDTSPDAGIEVELWDVPEEKFGSFVAAIPPPLGIGTLTLADGREVKGFICEAWAAEGAEDITHFGGWRAYLARGKKGAAG; this is encoded by the coding sequence GTGCACGAGACCAAGGATTCGTTGTCCCCCAAGACCGCCGCCAGCCCTCGCGACAGGCTGATCGCCGGCTGGCGCGTTGGCGCGAGCGCCTCGTTAACCGAGGCCGCCCGGCGGGTGGTCGCGCTGGTTGAGAAAATCCAACCCGCCGCCGTCGGCGGCGGTGGCGATCCGGCGTGGATTCTCGCGCTCACGCCCGCGCAGATAAAGGAACAGTTTGCCGCGCTGGAGGCGCGCGTGGGGCGGGAGGGCGCGGAGAAGTTTTCGCTGCTCGGCGTGCCGTTCGCCATCAAGGACAACATCGACTTCGCCGGGTTGCCGACGACCGCCGCGTGCCCGGCATTTGCCTACACGCCGAAGGAAACCGCGCCCGCCGTGCAGCGGCTGCTCGACGCGGGCGCCATCCTGGTCGGCAAAACCAACCTCGACCAGTTTGCCACCGGGCTCGTCGGCACGCGCTCGCCTTACGGCGTGGTGCCGAATGTGTTTAACCCGGATTACGTTTCGGGCGGTTCGAGCTCGGGCTCGGCGTCGGTCGTGGCGCGCGGGATCGTGCCGTTTGCACTCGGCACCGACACCGCCGGCTCGGGGCGCGTGCCGGCCGGCTTCAACAACCTCGTCGGCCTGAAACCGACGCGTGGCTGGCTGAGCACGCGCGGCGTGCTGCCGGCGTGCCGCTCGCTCGATTGCGTGTCGGTGTTCGCGGCCGGCGTGGAGGACGCCGCGCTGGTGGCGTCCATCGCGGGCGCGCCGGATGCCGACGGTTATTCGCGCGCCGTTCCCGCGGGCGCGTTCGAAAAGCGCCTGCCGGCGAAACCGCGCTTCGGCGTGCCGGCCGCGCCGGAATGGTTCGGTGACGCGCAGGCGGAGGCGGCCTTTGCCCGGGCGCTCGACCGGGCGCGCGCGACGGGCGCGGAGATCGTGCCGATGGATTTTTCCCCGTTTTTCGAAGTGGCGGCGCTGCTCTATCAGGGGCCGTGGGTCGCCGAGCGCTACACGGTCGCCGGGGAATTGCTCGAAACGAATCCCGGCGCGGTGCATCCGGTGGTGCGCGGCATCATCGCGCGCGGGACGGAGTTCGATGCGGCCTCGGTGTTTCGCGCCCACTACAAACTCGCCGACCTGAAGCGCGGGTGCGACGGCCTGCTGGCCACGGTGGACGCGCTGCTCGTGCCGACCGCGCCGCGCCATCCGTCCATCGCCGACGTGCTCGCCAGCCCGGTCGAGATCAACAGCCAGCTCGGCACCTACACGAATTTCGTCAACCTGCTCGACTGGAGCGCGCTCGCGCTGCCGGCCGGTTTCCGCGACGACGGCCTGCCCGCGGGCATCACGCTCATCGGCCCGGCGTGGGCGGATGCCGCGCTGGCGGAATTCGGCGCGCGCTGGGAGCGGCGCGAAGCGGCCGCGACCGGCCGCGGGGCGGCGCTGCCGTTTCCGGAGCGCAAAACGGTGCGGCTCGCGGTGGTCGGCGCGCACCTTTCCGGGCTCCCGCTCAACCACCAGCTCACGGAACGCGGCGCGGTGCTGGTGGAGAAAACCAAAACGAGCGCCGATTACCGTTTCTACGCGCTGCCCGGGACGACACCGCCGAAGCCGGGGCTGGTTCGTATTGGAAAAAAGGATACAAGTCCGGACGCCGGGATCGAGGTCGAGCTTTGGGACGTGCCGGAGGAAAAATTCGGCTCGTTTGTCGCGGCGATACCGCCGCCGCTCGGCATCGGCACGCTGACGCTCGCCGACGGGCGCGAGGTGAAGGGCTTTATTTGCGAGGCATGGGCCGCGGAGGGCGCGGAGGACATCACGCATTTCGGCGGCTGGCGCGCGTATCTGGCGAGAGGGAAGAAAGGCGCCGCGGGATGA